From a single Solenopsis invicta isolate M01_SB chromosome 4, UNIL_Sinv_3.0, whole genome shotgun sequence genomic region:
- the LOC105194886 gene encoding serine-rich adhesin for platelets isoform X2, with translation MGKKGSKRKTRWRTLSIGAPPGEEDEEEGLRKDYVKSQEKETNAHTHFDRNGQQSGYKPRRAGTSTSGGSTSGYASSGSRSHRDESAGSPSQPKIIFNEEEYTRITTPRQDVLFKKGYLSRKKPWTGNASTSATPSTTESQSASHSTADGSETTEDQQLLDRDSGTGEYPPVAEPGAQLGYGTFYDHTSGYYYEYPVMLVGPAPVPAQVGPSVLATVPCGPVPLRPIEWINPAFVPKLANQPYCLMDYQTNQSAEPVTIVEEQNGTIVAAEASNNVWNESGTGSASCSGSVAEEIEEQAEEADNVTMDQHVVKEQLTEEQLPEQLHLEEQHLENGITTVDPYLDPLMMQEPVHMSHMMPAVPQPYMYPGHYMFGPPLVNVNGVTIQSGPLVRTMDVTTMMACAKRRKKRKKRKQRRPTLGNTEDEEEGEYSSECDNDVSSSRLPWSECSTSTVTTTTTTTTANRPLNPECQEFQLRPALQSRILTGPVSSVVTTVAEEVTLSVNDAPDVSSYTEMEPVNCETEMCDSSTIQTLTNQEMTTIHNSEQVIRETSLEKIQPAAVGHVPRNRNAESQVNHSVANAEAIVTNEIMEIRSNVPIDREAFSKTDTTLENDSNSTSANAKHELFENNSDAINTEDISSNCVNCPKENLTNGDTNYDHLADITERTSKSRSVSPQGDSNLTTTNVNEKEEVQHLRYCNNSSVTRASLGLSKKYNKKGPKFVRESTPGPDLDDSTQLDTENRTTLVQQFEAVELSDTDCKCNMNDKLGETELKMANEEDALEIHNEGTIKTTNGDAIEGSNEDSGFESQTRLPKKYPITAAVKEWLRRANSPDIFVTSASTSESETDEDDDEEIDAKPPKNLQGNPMPALSANSGADNVTLLSRTASCGEFAKTNNNNNNNNNNNNARNDQIEADSTSIGRRKKDAKVVKRKTKAKRNDKRNKNVDEKTQSQLVFSLVSLDFVTAVRSRDKPKNNNVGDVCEFTQEDSVAGMRVALSSRINSKRVNARRLKTLRKISKNPVENIDIKMRRIDNLNDEESKETSESSMVSVRTFEKGEIIISEDGRLLPTSSYEPVPFNDRDLIAAHADVINDNVKTCERRNSSENDENDSVMIASSVSIEEPDVLECWEAETVEPVITPRRMLQSPGVLCEGEAAEDDNTEIEKATVEHVRRYYRLGARDTVNTEEESSDFSTSIISSKSRTVPNDPENKIIGYLRDQEIPIFIPDKNQGVTLTGDEKIPIDEAFEVYESYYDGKSPFISFDSKMFKQRPLYGQNGEGPIPCRAGCCNIQ, from the exons CTCCACCTGGTGAGGAGGATGAGGAGGAGGGTTTGCGAAAGGACTACGTGAAGAGCCAGGAGAAAGAAACGAACGCGCACACACACTTCGATCGGAATGGACAGCAGAGCGGCTACAAGCCGCGTCGAGCTGGTACCAGTACCAGTGGCGGAAGTACAAGCGGCTACGCCAGCAGCGGCTCAAGATCGCACAGGGATGAGAGCGCCGGCTCGCCGTCGCAACCCAAAATCATCTTTAACGAAGAGGAGTACACGAGAATTACGACGCCGCGGCAGGATGTCCTCTTTAAAAAGGGCTACCTATCGCGCAAGAAACCCTGGACTGGAAACGCGAGTACCAGTGCTACGCCGTCGACTACGGAGAGTCAGTCGGCGTCACATTCCACCGCAG ATGGCAGTGAAACTACAGAGGACCAGCAACTATTGGATAGGGACAGTGGAACGGGAGAATATCCGCCCGTAGCAGAGCCAGGAGCACAACTAGGATACGGAACATTTTACGATCATACGAGCGGCTACTATTACGAATATCCTGTGATGTTGGTCGGACCTGCACCAGTACCTGCTCAAGTTGGACCAAGTGTTCTAGCGACTGTACCCTGCGGCCCGGTCCCTCTAAGACCAATCGAATGGATTAATCCTGCCTTCGTGCCTAAACTTGCCAATCAGCCATATTGTTTAATGGACTATCAG acTAATCAAAGTGCAGAACCGGTCACGATAGTGGAGGAACAGAACGGCACGATAGTGGCAGCGGAAGCTTCCAACAATGTGTGGAATGAGAGCGGTACTGGTAGTGCTAGCTGCAGCGGTAGCGTAGCCGAGGAAATCGAGGAGCAAGCTGAAGAAGCGGACAACGTGACTATGGATCAGCACGTTGTAAAGGAGCAGCTCACAGAAGAACAACTACCGGAACAATTGCATCTCGAGGAACAACATTTGGAGAACGGCATAACGACGGTGGATCCCTATCTGGATCCGCTAATGATGCAAGAACCAGTACACATGTCGCATATGATGCCGGCCGTACCACAGCCGTACATGTATCCTGGACACTACATGTTTGGGCCTCCCTTAGTCAACGTTAATG GTGTTACCATCCAGAGCGGGCCATTAGTGAGAACCATGGACGTAACAACTATGATGGCGTGCGCCAAgcgaagaaagaagagaaagaaaagaaaacagagAAGACCTACTTTG GGTAATACCGAAGATGAGGAAGAGGGGGAATACAGTTCCGAATGTGATAATGATGTATCGTCTTCCCGACTACCTTGGTCAGAATGTTCGACCTCGACCGTGActacaacgacgacgacgacaaccgCGAATCGGCCGCTCAATCCTGAGTGCCAGGAATTTCAGTTGCGGCCGGCTCTGCAATCGCGAATCCTTACCGGTCCTGTTTCGTCTGTCGTCACCACTGTGGCAGAAGAGGTCACGTTGTCCGTCAATGATGCACCGGATGTGTCATCTTACACCGAGATGGAACCTGTCAATTGCGAGACCGAGATGTGCGATTCGTCAACTATTCAAACTTTAACGAACCAGGAAATGACGACAATCCACAACTCGGAGCAAGTCATTAGGGAGACGTCTTTGGAGAAAATTCAGCCGGCGGCAGTTGGACATGTGCCGAGAAACAGAAACGCAGAAAGTCAAGTGAATCACTCAGTCGCGAATGCGGAAGCAATAGTAACGAACGAGATTATGGAAATAAGAAGCAATGTTCCGATTGATCGCGAAGCGTTCTCCAAGACTGATACTACTTTGGAGAATGACAGCAATTCGACCAGTGCCAATGCGAAGCATGAGCTATTCGAAAATAATAGTGATGCTATTAATACGGAAGATATATCGAGTAATTGCGTCAACTGCCCTAAAGAAAATTTAACTAACGGTGATACGAATTATGATCATCTTGCCGACATAACGGAGAGAACATCAAAATCGAGATCGGTGAGTCCTCAAGGTGATTCCAATTTAACAACAACGAACGTCAACGAAAAAGAGGAAGTTCAACATTTACGATACTGTAACAATTCGTCCGTTACACGAGCGTCACTTGGATTGTCCAAGAAGTACAACAAGAAAGGTCCGAAATTTGTGAGAGAATCTACGCCTGGACCAGATTTGGATGATTCCACGCAGTTGGATACGGAGAACAGGACAACGCTGGTACAACAATTCGAAGCAGTCGAACTGTCGGATACGGATTGCAAATGTAATATGAACGATAAGCTGGGCGAGACAGAACTGAAAATGGCGAACGAGGAAGACGCGTTGGAGATACATAACGAGGGCACTATTAAAACGACGAATGGGGACGCGATTGAAGGCTCGAACGAGGATTCCGGGTTTGAGAGCCAAACTAGACTGCCGAAGAAGTATCCTATTACAGCTGCGGTGAAGGAGTGGCTGCGCAGAGCGAACTCGCCCGATATTTTCGTCACGTCAGCATCGACCTCTGAGAGCGAGACGGACGAGGATGACGATGAAGAAATTGATGCAAAGCCGCCAAAAAACTTGCAAGGCAACCCCATGCCTGCACTATCTGCTAATAGCGGCGCTGACAACGTTACATTGTTGTCGCGCACGGCTAGCTGCGGCGAATTCGCAAAAAccaacaacaataacaataacaacaacaataacaacaacgCAAGGAATGATCAGATAGAGGCTGATTCGACATCGATCGGCAGAAGAAAGAAAGATGCAAAAGttgtaaagagaaaaacgaaggCAAAGAGAAAcgataaacgtaataaaaacgTCGATGAGAAGACACAGAGTCAACTGGTTTTCTCGTTGGTTTCGTTGGACTTTGTCACTGCCGTGAGATCGAGAGACAAGCCGAAGAATAATAATGTTGGTGACGTTTGCGAATTTACTCAGGAGGATAGCGTTGCGGGTATGAGGGTTGCTTTAAGTTCTCGGATAAACTCGAAAAGAGTTAACGCAAGACGATTgaagacattgagaaaaatcagtaaaaatcCTGTTGAGAATATCGACATCAAGATGCGACGTATAGACAATTTAAATGACGAGGAGAGCAAGGAAACGAGCGAAAGCAGTATGGTGAGCGTACGGACGTTCGAGAAAGGGGAGATTATCATTTCGGAAGACGGCAGATTGTTACCGACGTCTTCGTACGAACCTGTTCCGTTTAACGATCGTGATCTCATTGCTGCTCACGCAGACGTGATTAATGATAACGTAAAGACGTGCGAGAGGAGAAACAGTAGCGAAAATGACGAGAATGACAGTGTGATGATAGCGTCCTCGGTCAGCATAGAGGAGCCCGATGTGTTGGAGTGCTGGGAGGCAGAGACTGTGGAGCCTGTGATAACTCCGAGGAGGATGCTACAAAGTCCGGGGGTCCTGTGCGAAGGCGAGGCGGCAGAGGACGACAACACCGAGATCGAAAAAGCCACCGTAGAACACGTGCGTAGGTATTACAGACTGGGGGCACGAGACACCGTCAACACGGAGGAGGAGTCGAGCGATTTCAGCACGTCGATAATCTCGTCAAAATCGAGAACAGTGCCAAATGATCCGGAAAACAAAATAATCGGGTATTTACGCGACCAGGAGATCCCGATTTTCATACCGGATAAAAATCAAGGTGTCACCCTGACTGGAGACGAGAAGATACCCATCGACGAAGCATTCGAGGTGTATGAGAGTTATTACGACGGAAAATCGCCGTTCATATCGTTCGACTCAAAGATGTTTAAGCAACGGCCGTTATATGGTCAAAACGGTGAGGGTCCTATACCATGCAGAGCGGGGTGCTGTAACATACaataa